TCGGGATAAATATTATTACACACTCATCTAATCCTAAACTTAACGAGCAATTGCAAGTGTGTATTGATGAGCAGGTTAGCTTTATTATCACATCATTAGGAAATCCAGAAGCAGTTATAAAAAAATGCAAACAGCATGGTATAAGAGTTTTCTGTGATGTTGTTGATGAAAGACACGCCAAACGCCTTGAGGATGCAGGCGCAGATGCCCTGATAGCTGTAAACAAAAATGCTGGCGGACATGCCGGAGCCTTATCTCCTGAAATGTTAATTAAACGCTTGCGAAGCGAGGTTTCAATACCAATAATTTCGGCAGGAGGCGTTGCTACAACTGATCAGCTACAACACATATTTGATTTGGGGGCCGAAGCAGTAAGCGTGGGAACGGTATTTATCGCCACCCACGAGTGCAGTGTCTCTGATGAATACAAACAGGCTGTTATTCAATACTCTGCAAAAGATATCGTTATGACTGATCGACTGTCGGGAACCCCGTGTGCCGTTATAAATACTCCCTACGTAAAAAAAATAGGAACCAAGCAGAACCTCTTGGAAAGAATCCTGAACAGAAACAAAAAGTTAAAACGATACCTAAAACAGTACGCCTACTCACGAGGAATGAAAATGTTGAAAAGAGCAGCCTTTAGTGCCACCTATCAAACAGTTTGGGTTGCCGGACCTTGTATAGAACACGTTAAAGGCATTAAAAGTGTAAGCGATACCATAAAAGATATTGTTGGCAACGTGGAGTTTAGCGACCGAAAAGGTACAATATAAAAGGTAAAAGGAGCAAGG
The DNA window shown above is from Bacteroidales bacterium and carries:
- a CDS encoding nitronate monooxygenase, with the translated sequence MIYNSRILNLLDIEIPLIVAPMYLVTNEDMVIAACNSGATGAIPAMNWATPELMQEGITKIKSQTNKPFGINIITHSSNPKLNEQLQVCIDEQVSFIITSLGNPEAVIKKCKQHGIRVFCDVVDERHAKRLEDAGADALIAVNKNAGGHAGALSPEMLIKRLRSEVSIPIISAGGVATTDQLQHIFDLGAEAVSVGTVFIATHECSVSDEYKQAVIQYSAKDIVMTDRLSGTPCAVINTPYVKKIGTKQNLLERILNRNKKLKRYLKQYAYSRGMKMLKRAAFSATYQTVWVAGPCIEHVKGIKSVSDTIKDIVGNVEFSDRKGTI